Proteins encoded together in one Acetobacteroides hydrogenigenes window:
- a CDS encoding NADPH-dependent FMN reductase family protein: MLNVLAINYSQTGQLDAIIDNFTSPLASHCRVDRVKLEPLQPYPFPWTGQEFFDVMPDCVLENPIPLQPLNLPQKDYDLIVIGYQPWFLSPSLPITSLFYSEEFKSIVKGKPVVTIIGARNMWINSQKSVIGYIEKANGTLVGNIPLGDRTSNLISALTILHWMLNGRKDKFLGILPEPGISDEDIQGASKYGEILLECIQKNQINDFQNKALATKNIKLPISIIFIEERAKMLFRIWANIIAKRGTTPRKRKLYVNLFKYYLIVALFMVAPIVLFFYFTLLYPLSMKAANKKRQFYLKGIIKVYNARSLHYQSC, translated from the coding sequence ATGCTTAACGTATTAGCAATAAATTACTCTCAAACAGGGCAACTCGATGCGATAATCGACAATTTTACGAGTCCACTGGCAAGCCATTGCCGTGTTGACAGAGTAAAACTAGAGCCTCTACAACCCTATCCTTTCCCTTGGACAGGACAGGAATTTTTCGATGTTATGCCCGACTGCGTTTTGGAAAACCCCATACCGCTGCAACCGTTAAATCTACCTCAAAAAGATTACGATCTAATAGTTATTGGCTACCAACCGTGGTTCTTGTCTCCTTCGTTACCTATTACGAGCCTTTTTTACTCCGAGGAATTTAAGTCAATAGTAAAAGGAAAGCCTGTTGTTACCATCATAGGGGCGCGTAACATGTGGATCAACTCGCAGAAATCGGTAATTGGCTATATCGAAAAAGCAAACGGGACACTCGTAGGAAACATCCCTCTAGGCGATAGAACAAGCAACCTAATCAGCGCGCTAACCATCCTGCACTGGATGCTAAACGGGCGAAAGGATAAGTTCCTGGGAATCCTTCCAGAACCCGGCATTAGCGACGAAGACATACAAGGCGCATCAAAATACGGAGAGATTCTTTTGGAATGCATACAAAAGAACCAAATCAATGATTTTCAAAACAAAGCGCTCGCTACTAAAAATATCAAGCTGCCTATTTCGATCATATTCATCGAAGAAAGAGCTAAAATGCTCTTCAGGATATGGGCTAATATAATTGCAAAACGAGGAACAACTCCTCGAAAGCGGAAGTTATACGTAAATCTGTTTAAGTACTATTTGATAGTGGCACTTTTTATGGTTGCCCCTATTGTGCTATTTTTCTACTTTACGCTATTGTATCCGCTTAGCATGAAAGCCGCAAATAAAAAGAGACAATTTTACTTAAAGGGAATAATAAAGGTATACAATGCAAGAAGTTTACATTACCAAAGTTGCTAA
- a CDS encoding porin family protein, which yields MLRLKSLVLILGIAAIGESALAQTSKLDSLSKEVALLKKQTSALSNLKVSGYIQAQYQYADTLGAKTFNGGNFANEVDNRISVRRARIKFGYDMSFGSAVLLLDATEKGISVRNAYLNLTAPFAQSLSLTGGIFERPFGYAIEYSSSSMEVVERPMMFQTLFPGEQEVGAMLTYKADGQSALKGLTVKGSFFNGNGIYADVDKFKDFIGKISYSGLSSSNVYINLGASLYSGRVYNPTTTVYKMDNASGISAYTGTIDEVGASLKRQYVGFDAQLSVKTPIGKTQLVSEYIFGKQPGTSKSSKSPDYGALPTTASFLREFAGSYVTLIQQIHKFSVYGRYDWYDPNTKVKGNEVGLSATGLTATNATDLKLTTTSLGTFYEPNKNLRFTAQYDFNRYEKTSNGKFSAAGLNNNLFTLRIQYKF from the coding sequence ATGTTACGATTGAAGTCACTAGTACTTATACTTGGAATTGCAGCGATTGGCGAATCCGCACTCGCACAAACCAGCAAGCTAGATTCTCTGTCCAAAGAGGTTGCCCTGCTCAAGAAGCAAACCAGCGCGCTCTCCAACCTTAAGGTAAGCGGCTACATTCAGGCTCAGTACCAGTATGCCGACACCTTAGGAGCCAAGACCTTTAACGGAGGAAATTTTGCCAACGAGGTAGACAACCGTATATCGGTACGCCGCGCCCGCATAAAGTTTGGCTACGACATGAGCTTTGGCTCGGCCGTGTTACTTCTCGATGCCACCGAAAAAGGCATTAGCGTAAGGAATGCCTACCTCAACCTGACTGCTCCATTCGCCCAATCGCTTTCGCTCACGGGTGGTATTTTCGAGCGCCCCTTTGGATACGCCATAGAGTACTCCTCGTCGTCGATGGAGGTTGTAGAACGCCCAATGATGTTCCAAACCCTATTCCCCGGCGAGCAGGAAGTAGGCGCAATGCTTACCTACAAGGCCGATGGGCAATCGGCTCTAAAAGGGCTTACCGTAAAGGGTAGCTTCTTTAACGGAAACGGCATATATGCCGATGTCGATAAGTTTAAAGACTTTATTGGGAAAATTTCCTACAGCGGGCTTTCGAGCAGCAACGTTTACATCAACCTAGGAGCATCGCTGTACTCCGGACGCGTTTACAACCCAACCACAACGGTCTACAAAATGGACAACGCAAGCGGTATCAGCGCCTATACGGGAACTATCGACGAGGTAGGCGCAAGCCTTAAGCGCCAGTACGTAGGGTTCGATGCGCAACTTTCGGTAAAAACCCCAATAGGCAAAACCCAGCTGGTATCGGAGTACATCTTTGGCAAGCAGCCAGGAACGTCAAAAAGTAGCAAGAGCCCCGACTATGGAGCATTACCCACCACAGCGTCGTTTCTCCGCGAGTTTGCCGGAAGCTACGTAACGCTAATCCAGCAAATCCACAAGTTCTCGGTATACGGCCGCTACGACTGGTACGACCCCAATACCAAGGTAAAGGGTAACGAAGTTGGACTTTCAGCAACAGGTCTAACCGCCACCAACGCTACCGATCTAAAGCTTACCACAACAAGTTTGGGCACCTTCTACGAGCCAAACAAGAACCTACGCTTTACTGCGCAGTACGACTTTAACCGCTACGAGAAAACCAGCAACGGCAAATTCTCGGCAGCAGGTCTCAACAACAATCTATTTACGCTTCGCATACAGTACAAGTTCTAA
- a CDS encoding phosphate ABC transporter substrate-binding protein, translated as MKKTLSVLAGILLISQVGFSQKVVVKGSDTCLPLVQKEAETFMKTNKGTSISVTGGGSGVGIAALLSGSTDIAMASRSLKMDEKMKLNATKKAYNETTIGWDALAVIVNPSNKVGKLTRQQLEDIFTGKITNWKQVGGADLKIVVYSRESSSGTYEFFKDHVMQKRNFANNVLSMPATGAIIQSVSQTKGAIGYVGLAYLEKKVKAVSVAFEEGKYVQPSFANAHNGTYPIVRPLYFYTLKSSDKQIGPFVKFILSAKGQAIVKQVGYIPVKK; from the coding sequence ATGAAGAAGACACTTTCAGTTTTAGCAGGAATCCTTCTGATTTCGCAGGTTGGCTTTAGCCAAAAGGTAGTGGTAAAAGGCAGCGACACATGTCTTCCACTAGTTCAAAAAGAAGCAGAAACTTTTATGAAAACCAATAAGGGAACCAGCATATCGGTAACCGGTGGCGGATCTGGTGTAGGAATTGCCGCACTACTTAGTGGTTCTACCGATATCGCAATGGCCTCTCGTTCGCTAAAAATGGACGAAAAGATGAAGTTAAATGCCACTAAGAAGGCATACAACGAAACAACCATTGGGTGGGATGCACTTGCGGTAATTGTTAACCCATCGAACAAAGTTGGGAAGCTAACCCGCCAGCAACTTGAGGACATTTTTACCGGAAAGATAACCAACTGGAAACAAGTTGGAGGCGCAGATCTTAAGATTGTGGTTTACTCTCGCGAGTCGAGTTCGGGAACCTACGAATTTTTCAAAGATCACGTAATGCAAAAGAGGAACTTTGCCAACAACGTTCTTAGTATGCCAGCTACCGGTGCTATTATTCAATCGGTAAGCCAAACAAAGGGTGCTATCGGGTATGTAGGATTAGCTTATCTCGAAAAAAAGGTGAAGGCCGTTTCGGTAGCCTTCGAAGAAGGGAAATACGTTCAGCCAAGCTTTGCCAATGCGCACAACGGAACATACCCAATTGTTCGCCCACTCTACTTCTACACACTAAAGAGTTCGGATAAGCAAATTGGGCCTTTCGTCAAGTTTATCCTTTCAGCAAAGGGACAAGCCATCGTAAAACAGGTTGGTTATATCCCTGTTAAGAAGTAA